TGATCTGCCAAATAATGATTCCGGCAACCCACCCCAAAAAACCGAGCCTTATATTTTCAGAAGTGATAAAATTTCTGATTTTAACTAATATTAGCAATATCCCATCCACTCCTTTCTCTATTAAATAATTTCGCTAACTTCATCTACATTAAAACGATTATTCGTATTTGAATTGATTTCAAAGTGAGACTGAATCATTTTATAATGTTCGTTAAAATTTTGAGATGTTATATCACGAGGGTAAGGAAGTTTCACATCATAGATACTCTCAATAAAAGAACCAGGCCCTTTTGACATAATGCCTATTCTTTGTCCCAATAGAATGGCTTCTTGAATATCATGAGTGACAAAAATGATTGTTTTCTTTGTATGTAGCCATATGCGAATGAATTCCTGCTGTATCGTACGTCTTGTCTGCGCGTCCAGGGCTCCAAAAGGCTCATCCATCAATAAAATTTCCGAGTTATTCGCTAACACCCTTGCAATTTGGACACGTTGCTTCATACCTCCAGAAAGCTCTTCTGGTAATTTTTTCTCATGCTCGCTCAATCCAACTAACTGTAAGTATTTATCCGATATAGAGCTTCTTTCTTTTTTACTAACCTTTTGCATTTTCATTCCAAATTCAATATTTTCTCTTACATTTAACCAAGGGAACAAGGCTGCATCAGGCTGCTGAAACACCATTGATCTTTCTTTTCCTGGTCCGCTTATTTCTTTATTCTGTATAAAAAGATCCCCTCCTGATTTACTAATAAATCCCGCAATAATATTTAACAACGTAGATTTACCACAACCACTTGGTCCGAGTAATATAAAAAATTCACCGCTACGGATATCGAGATTAATATCTTGTAACACATTTACTTTCGACTTTCCGTCATAGGCTTTAAAAAGTTCTTTTATTTCAATCGAATTTTCTAGCTCCTTGCTCATGTACAAGCTCCCCTTTCTAAAATTTTCAGACTAAAGGACAGACCAAGATTTTAATTCTTATTATTCTTATTGGTTTTATTTGAATAACACTATAACTTGTGTAAAAATCTTTGTCAAAGCATTTTTCAATAAATCGGGCACTCTTTTAAATATATTTATATTTTTTCTTGACTTCCTTCTAAACAGGTTCTAATATCTTTATAAAATCGATGCGTTTACTATGTTTTAAAAGCCGAATTGCTAACCAGTCATCTAAATGCCGCTGTATTAGCTGATACGGCAAGCTTTTAATTCAGAAACGAACCCATCGAGTAAAAAGGAGGCAGGTATATACGAGCTCTTGAATCTCTGAAGAATGAATGAATAACCTAGTGTCTTAAATGATCAAAAGTGTTTTTTATTAAATCACCCACAGAAGTGGAAATTACAGGAGGTAATAATATGAGTTTAGTTGAGAAAAGCAATTTAACTGATAAAAATTTGGAAATACACCCTGTAGCCGGACGAATCGGAGCTGAAATACAAGGAGTTCGTCTTTCTGATGACCTTGATACTCCAACGATTGATGCTATAAAGCAGGCACTGCTGAAATATAAAGTGATATTCTTCCGAGGACAAAACCATCTTGACGACAAGAGCCAAGAAGCGTTTGCACAGTTATTGGGAGATTTAGTTTCGCATCCAACAGTACCGACTAGGGAAGAAACAGACTATATCCACGAGCTGGATTCTTCTCATGGAGGAGGAAGAGCCAACTCCTGGCACACAGATGTATCATTTGTTGATGCATATCCAAAAGCGTCAATCCTTCGTGCAGTTGTTGTTCCACCTTTTGGAGGAGATACCGTTTGGGCAAATACTGCAGCGGCCTATCAAGATCTTTCTCCTGAGTTACGTGATCTAGCTGACCGTCTTTGGGCCTTGCATAGCAATGAATATGATTACTTAGGATCCCACACACAAGCATCTTCAAAAGCAATAAAACATTTTACAGAAGTCTTTACCTCTACTGTTATCGAGACTGAACATCCTGTTGTACAAGTACATCCAGAAACAGGAGAACGCACATTAATACTCGGGCATTTCGCAAAAAAGATTTTAGGTTTGTCGTCCTCTGATTCTTTTCATCTATTTTCAGTTTTGCAGAATCATATCATTTCTTTAGAAAACACTGTACGTTGGCACTGGGAAGCTGGCGACGTAGCGATTTGGGACAATCGTGCAACACAACATTACGCAATAAATGACTATGGCGATCAACATCGCGTAGTGCGAAGGGTTACTGTAGAAGGCGAAGTTCCAATTAGTGTGGACGGCCGCCGAAGTGTCACTCGCAGAGGAAAATAAAGATTGATTTATTAATGTAGGGTTCTACCACATTCGTTTCTCAAAGAATTATTAACTTAAATTCGTGGGACGAACCCTACATCAAAATGAAATAAGAGAAGCGGGTAGCACTTCGTATTTTTAGATTTCTGGCGTAATTCCCACAGACTTCGCGATGTTCCTTTTTGTAAATATAATAAAGTATTACCAAATAGGAAAAGTTGCCTAAAGGAAATCTTCCTTATCAAAACGAAATAGTAATCAACCTCTTTAATACATAGGAAAATGTATTCATGCTCGTTTTTAAACACTATCATTTTTTAGCAATTCATATTTGTATTTCCCATCAATAAGTAGTAATATTTAATTATCCGATAAAGATAATCAGAATTACATATGGAGGAGAGTAAAATGGCCAATATTGCAAACAATCTTACACAATTGATTGGTAATACCCCGTTGTTGGAGCTTGCTAATTTTAACAAAGAAAACAACGCAGGAACAAAAATCATTGCCAAACTTGAATACTTCAATCCTGCAGGAAGTGTAAAAGACAGAATTGGATTTGCAATGCTTAAAGATGCAGAAGAAAAAGGGTTAATTAATAAAGATTCAGTTATTATCGAACCTACCAGCGGTAATACTGGCGTAGCCTTGGCTTTTGCAGCAGCAGCTCTTGGATATAAACTAAAAATTATCCTTCCGGAGAACTTTAGTATTGAGCGCAGAAAGCTGATGAAGGCCTTAGGTGCAGAACTTGTTCTTACTCCAGCTCCGGAAGGTATGCCAGGCGCCATCAAAAAAGCGGAAGAATTGGCTGCCGAGACTCCAAATTCGTATATACCTCAACAGTTTAAAAACCCGGCCAACCCGGAAATCCACAGAAAAACGACTGCGGAAGAAATTTGGCGCGACACTGACGGTGAAGTGGATATTTTTGTCGGCGGTGTTGGAACCGGCGGTACGATTAGCGGAGTAGGAGAAGTTTTAAAAGAGAAAAAAAGCTCAGTAAAAGTTGTTGCAGTTGAACCGACTAGTTCCCCTATATTATCCGGAGGCCAAAAGGGTCCTCACAAAATTCAAGGCATCGGCCCTGGTTTTGTGCCGGATAACTATAACGGATCTGTCGTTGACGAAATTCTTACAGTGGAAAATGAAGAAGCAATTGAGACAGCTCAATTATTGGCAAGAAGTGAAGGCTTAGTTGTCGGAATTTCTTCTGGTGCGGCGGCATTTGCGGCCGTTGAGATTGCCAAAAGACCAGAGAATGCCGGCAAAACGATTGTCGTATTGCTTCCTGATACTGGAGAAAGATACATCTCAACTGACTTGTTCTCTGCAGAATAATCTAAAATTATATTCGAAAGATTTTAACGAAACTCTAAAGAAAAGAGCAGGCGAAATGCCTGCTCTTCTTAAATAGATAAAAATAAATAAGTAATTGTTGCGATAGGAAAAGGTTGTTTAATATTAAACTCTTTCTTCTCACCAACCCTGTTTTTATGTATTTTCGTTTGCTGCCATAAAGACAACTTAAGTACTTTTGTTTACTTAAAATCCTACTTTTCCCCTTTTCACTTAAACTCCATGATCCGTAATAAAACAGGCGAACACAATTGTCCTGACACCGTTTACCTTTACGATCCCGGCAGGACAATTATTCAGCGTTCAAGTCTTTCCAGGTAACCCAATCATTATTCTGTTACAATACGAATGAAAATTAACTCTTATACCAGGAACATTTAATATTACTAGAAAGGAAATTTTTAGGAGCTGATTACATTGAACAATACAGAACTTTTTTCTACGATTCAAGAAGCCTCTAGCCGATCAGGATTAACCACTCATACACTACGTTATTATGAAAAAATCGGGCTTCTTCATGATATCCAACGTGACAAAAGCGGTAAGCGATTTTACTCAGAGGAAGACATGAGTTGGATCATTTTTCTGCTTCGCTTGCGGGAGACGGGAATGTCTATTCAGCAGATGCTTCGTTATTCTGATCTTCGACGTGAGGGGGAATCAACAGTAACAGAACGACGGAAAATGCTTGAGGAGCATCAAGTCCTAGTTAGAGGGAAAATTGCAGCTTTACAGGAAAACTCCGACGTACTGGATAAAAAAATCGAATTGTACAAAGAGCTCGAATTAGGATTATCCTAAAAACAAAAACATGTTGACTTCGAGCGCGCTCTAACAACTAAAGTAGATTTATGAGTTGATATCTACTTAGGAGAGGTGGAGTTTAAATGACAGAAGCAGCCACAACAGTAAAAAGTTTTTTTGAAGCATTATGGAGTAAAGATACGGAAAAAGCTCTTCAATTAGTGGATGAAAATGCAACCTTTATTGCTATGAGAAAGGAATCGTCTGATCAGCTTCCTTTGTACGGAACTTTTAAAGGGAAAGAGGGAGTTGAAAAGTTTATTGCAATTTTGGCAACTTCTTTCGACACTCAACATTTTCAAATTAATCATATTATGGGAGAGGGAGAATGGGCTGCTGCTTGGGGTACCTTTCAACATATTGTCAGAAAAACTGGAAGTTTATTCGAAAGTGAGTGGTCAGTTATTTGCCGAATTAACAATGGTCGTATTCTTAGTTATCAGATTTATGAGAATACAGCTGCGTTAGAAAGAGCTTTTGGTGTCCGATAACATAAAGTAGAACTATAATCTAAGAACTGTCTTCAGGTATCCCGCAAAAATACGCAAATAGAACAGGCAAATAATTTTGAGTTTCGCCCAAGCATACCCACGAATGAAATGTTGAGAAAATTCTCACATTAAAACAAACACGTTTGAAATTATTTTGCTACCCAAATTTATATTAGGGGTCAGTATGCCAAGTTAAAGGGGAAGATTAAAATGGATACACAGGAGAAATATACAGTTATTACCGGAGCAAGCTCTGGTATAGGTTACGCGACAGCTAAGGCTTTCGCAAAACGCAAGAAAAATATCATACTTGTTGCTCGCCGTGAAAACAACCTGAACGAACTGAAAAGAGAAATCTTGCAGGAAATTCCTGAGCTGGATATTGTGATAAAAGCAGTCGATCTATCCGTTAGTCAAAACGCCCATCAACTCTATCGAGAGTTAATTCCGTATCAAATCGAAACATGGATTAATAATGCAGGTTTCGGCAGCTATAACAGTGTGTCCAGTCAAGACTTGGAAAAGATTGAAACATTGCTGCGCCTAAACGTGGAAGCCCTGACTATCTTTTCATCCTTGTATGTGCGCGATTATAAAGACGTGGATGGTACACAACTAATCAATATATCTTCAGTCGGCGGATACACAATCGTGCCAACGGCCGTTACCTACTGTGCTTCCAAGTTTTTTGTCAGTGTATTCACCGAGGGATTGGCCCATGAACTGAAAGCCGCCAATGCAAAATTACAAGCTAAAGTTTTGGCACCTGCCGCAACCAAAACCGAATTTGGAAAAGTGGCAAACAATACAAGCGAGTATGACTATGACAAAACTTTTAGTACATACCATACAAGCGATGAAATGGCCAATTTTCTCTTGCAGCTTTATGATAGCAACATGACTGTTGGCAGAGTTGATAGAGAAGCCTTTGAATTCAAACTTAGTGAACCACTTTTTGCTTATGCAGGCAATTCTAAGAATAACCAAAAAGTTCAACTGGAAGATTAACACAGAATAATTTTATAGTGGAAGAAGTAAAAGGGCGATACATATTATATATGACTAATATGTATCACCCTTTAATTTTTATGACTTTCTACGATTTAGGTCTAGATAAGTTTTAAATGACCAATCTAAATTCTGTTTCCACAATCTCATTTGTATTGATAAACACCAGCTGGTTTTTTTGGTTTTTGTCTGACATAATCACAACGATCAACACTCCAAAAGAAATCGAAAGCTTATCAATACCTTTTTATAAAAAAATAAGAATTAAGTGTGTTTTTTCCTTTAGTGATGTTATAACTCACACCAAGTTTTCTTATATCCCATCAATCCTTTTCGGTTTCTTCTCTTTCATCATACAGATCATTGAAAAAATCATAAATCTGAAGATACAAACGAATGTGATAAATGAGATGTAAAAATAAAAGTAATTTGTATGAAAATGATAGTTATTATCAATACTATAAATAGTAAAAGGTAACCAAGATTTTGGTTACCTTCAGAAAAATTAATGCTCTGGTTTAAATGTTTTACAATCTGTTTCTTCACTAGTTGATGCTTCTTTACCTTTATTACTAACTACATATATAGCATCCGCATTACATTTGTTTCCAGAACCCCAATACGTACAGTTGTTGACTTCACAAAGAACATCTTGAGCCATAGTATCACACCTCCTATTTTGCTATCATTAACAAATTAGAGATGGTTGATACTTTCTTTTTTTCCTGTAGTGAACACGATACAGACTGTTCCTTTCTGAGTCAGTTCTCTTTTGTATGTTTATTCCATATTACTATGTTTTTGGAAAGCCTGATCGTGACCTACTTCGTTTTTTCTTCCGTACTCCAAGCATACCGTATCAAATGCAATATGCGCGCACTGATCGAATAAGGAACCGAGCGGCTGGATCGTTTTTAATTCATTTTCACGACGATACTTAGTAGCCGCCGGTATTTGCAGGGTTAGTGAAGAGTAGGAAGCGAGCTCAGATTCGGGATCGGTCGTTATTGCGGCCACAAAGCATCCTAACGAGCGTGCTTTCTCTGCTGTCCAAACGACACTTTTCGTTGTACCAGAACCTGATACAGCAACAAGTACATCATTCTTTTCAATCGATGGTGTAATCGTTTCACCAACTACATAAACCGTTGCTCCTAAGTGCATTAACCGCATCGCAAAGGATTTGGCCATCAGGCCGGATCGTCCCTCGCCAATGACAAAGATTCGTTCTGAACGTGCGAGGAGATCGGCCATTTTTTCGATCTGAAGTTTGTCAATTTTCCCTGAAACAAATTTGATTTCTTCTATGATTCTATCTAACGTTTCCATATGGAGTACCTCCTATCAATTCTCGAAAACGGGCAGCTGCGGCTGACGGCTGATCTGCTTTTGTTATCGCTGATCCGATAATAACGGCAGTCGGGTTAAGTTTTTTTAGTCTTTCAATCGGATCGAATGTAATTCCGCCTGCCACCGTCCAGCGTACCCCGGAGGATTTCAGAGTTGATTGTGATCCGTTGCTTTCATTTTTCAATCCCTGTATTTCCTGCTCATCCTTGCTTACATGATCACAAAAAATGGCGTTTTGATAAATTAATAGGCTTTTCTTTCTCTCTTCTGACACATTCAATAAATCGATCATCATTTGTTTTTCATATTTTTTCGCTGTAGCTTCACACGTTTGCAAGGTGGCAGCTGGAGAGACCCCCATTACTGTTGCAATATCAGCACCTGCTTCATAGCACATTTCAAATTCATATTTGGCATTATCAATCGTTTTGCAATCGGCAACAATCACTTTTTCCGGGAAGGCTTCCTTCATGGCTTTTATGCTTGCTACCCCAAACTCTTTAATCAATGAAGTTCCTACCTCAATCCAATCGACATAGTCTCTGACCTGCTCGGTTAAACGGATGGCATCAGAAATCGTTAAGCGATCGAGCGCTAATTGAATTTTCATTTTACGAAACTCCTTCATTGTTTTTTCAATCAATTTATTCGTAGCAGAAGATCAAACTAAACCGATTTATTAAATTATAAACGACCTGCAAGCGTTTTACCATCTCTGGCTTGCTCTACTTCTTTGATAAATCGTTCTGCCTTATCCGTAAGCTGCAGCAAATAACCTTCTGATAATTTCTCCTTGGTATTAACAAGCGTGCTTCCGACACCGACTGCAGCCGCTCCCGCTTTAATAAAGGTACCTGTATTATTTATATCGATGCCCCCCGTTGGCATTAACGGAATCTGCGGGAGCGGGCCGGAGATGCTTTTAAAATATTCCGCTCCCATTGCAGCTGCAGGAAAAACTTTAATCAAATCAGCGCCAAATTCATAAGCTGTCAGTATTTCTGTTGGTGTGAGGGCTCCTGCAACACTGATAATGCCGTACCTTTTGGTCATTTCAATCGTTTCTTTTCTTACTGTGGGCGAAAAAACAAACCGTGCTCCTGACAGGATTGCTGCTCTCGCCGTTTCTGGATCAAGTACTGTACCTGCTCCAACCAAAATTTCTGGTCCCAACTCATCCGATAGCTTCTCAATGATGTCCAGTGCTTTTGGCGTTTCCATTGTAATTTCTAAAGCTGTGACGCCACCTGCTTTCAAGGCTTCAGCGATTGGAATAATCGTATCAAGTGTTGTACCTCTGATCACTGCGACAACCGCGCGCTGTTTTATTTCTTCAACTTGCATTTTGAAACATCTCCTTTTCTATTAACTTGAATGTACTGGCAGGGTAGCGACTCTCTTCTTTTTTGGTTTATGCAGTGCCCACACAGTTAAAATTGCTGAAAAGAAAAGTGATCCCGCCATAAAAATGTAGGACGCCCCATATCCTCCTGTTGCGGCGTTTAAGTACCCGACGATGTATGATCCGGCGAAAGAACCTAACGCCCCCATACTATTGATTAACGCCATAGCACCTCCGG
This window of the Bacillus gobiensis genome carries:
- a CDS encoding ABC transporter ATP-binding protein, which encodes MSKELENSIEIKELFKAYDGKSKVNVLQDINLDIRSGEFFILLGPSGCGKSTLLNIIAGFISKSGGDLFIQNKEISGPGKERSMVFQQPDAALFPWLNVRENIEFGMKMQKVSKKERSSISDKYLQLVGLSEHEKKLPEELSGGMKQRVQIARVLANNSEILLMDEPFGALDAQTRRTIQQEFIRIWLHTKKTIIFVTHDIQEAILLGQRIGIMSKGPGSFIESIYDVKLPYPRDITSQNFNEHYKMIQSHFEINSNTNNRFNVDEVSEII
- a CDS encoding TauD/TfdA dioxygenase family protein; protein product: MSLVEKSNLTDKNLEIHPVAGRIGAEIQGVRLSDDLDTPTIDAIKQALLKYKVIFFRGQNHLDDKSQEAFAQLLGDLVSHPTVPTREETDYIHELDSSHGGGRANSWHTDVSFVDAYPKASILRAVVVPPFGGDTVWANTAAAYQDLSPELRDLADRLWALHSNEYDYLGSHTQASSKAIKHFTEVFTSTVIETEHPVVQVHPETGERTLILGHFAKKILGLSSSDSFHLFSVLQNHIISLENTVRWHWEAGDVAIWDNRATQHYAINDYGDQHRVVRRVTVEGEVPISVDGRRSVTRRGK
- the cysK gene encoding cysteine synthase A, which translates into the protein MANIANNLTQLIGNTPLLELANFNKENNAGTKIIAKLEYFNPAGSVKDRIGFAMLKDAEEKGLINKDSVIIEPTSGNTGVALAFAAAALGYKLKIILPENFSIERRKLMKALGAELVLTPAPEGMPGAIKKAEELAAETPNSYIPQQFKNPANPEIHRKTTAEEIWRDTDGEVDIFVGGVGTGGTISGVGEVLKEKKSSVKVVAVEPTSSPILSGGQKGPHKIQGIGPGFVPDNYNGSVVDEILTVENEEAIETAQLLARSEGLVVGISSGAAAFAAVEIAKRPENAGKTIVVLLPDTGERYISTDLFSAE
- a CDS encoding MerR family transcriptional regulator, producing MNNTELFSTIQEASSRSGLTTHTLRYYEKIGLLHDIQRDKSGKRFYSEEDMSWIIFLLRLRETGMSIQQMLRYSDLRREGESTVTERRKMLEEHQVLVRGKIAALQENSDVLDKKIELYKELELGLS
- a CDS encoding nuclear transport factor 2 family protein; its protein translation is MTEAATTVKSFFEALWSKDTEKALQLVDENATFIAMRKESSDQLPLYGTFKGKEGVEKFIAILATSFDTQHFQINHIMGEGEWAAAWGTFQHIVRKTGSLFESEWSVICRINNGRILSYQIYENTAALERAFGVR
- a CDS encoding SDR family NAD(P)-dependent oxidoreductase produces the protein MDTQEKYTVITGASSGIGYATAKAFAKRKKNIILVARRENNLNELKREILQEIPELDIVIKAVDLSVSQNAHQLYRELIPYQIETWINNAGFGSYNSVSSQDLEKIETLLRLNVEALTIFSSLYVRDYKDVDGTQLINISSVGGYTIVPTAVTYCASKFFVSVFTEGLAHELKAANAKLQAKVLAPAATKTEFGKVANNTSEYDYDKTFSTYHTSDEMANFLLQLYDSNMTVGRVDREAFEFKLSEPLFAYAGNSKNNQKVQLED
- a CDS encoding DUF1540 domain-containing protein: MAQDVLCEVNNCTYWGSGNKCNADAIYVVSNKGKEASTSEETDCKTFKPEH
- the hxlB gene encoding 6-phospho-3-hexuloisomerase, which encodes METLDRIIEEIKFVSGKIDKLQIEKMADLLARSERIFVIGEGRSGLMAKSFAMRLMHLGATVYVVGETITPSIEKNDVLVAVSGSGTTKSVVWTAEKARSLGCFVAAITTDPESELASYSSLTLQIPAATKYRRENELKTIQPLGSLFDQCAHIAFDTVCLEYGRKNEVGHDQAFQKHSNME
- the hxlA gene encoding 3-hexulose-6-phosphate synthase, whose product is MKIQLALDRLTISDAIRLTEQVRDYVDWIEVGTSLIKEFGVASIKAMKEAFPEKVIVADCKTIDNAKYEFEMCYEAGADIATVMGVSPAATLQTCEATAKKYEKQMMIDLLNVSEERKKSLLIYQNAIFCDHVSKDEQEIQGLKNESNGSQSTLKSSGVRWTVAGGITFDPIERLKKLNPTAVIIGSAITKADQPSAAAARFRELIGGTPYGNVR
- a CDS encoding bifunctional 4-hydroxy-2-oxoglutarate aldolase/2-dehydro-3-deoxy-phosphogluconate aldolase, whose product is MQVEEIKQRAVVAVIRGTTLDTIIPIAEALKAGGVTALEITMETPKALDIIEKLSDELGPEILVGAGTVLDPETARAAILSGARFVFSPTVRKETIEMTKRYGIISVAGALTPTEILTAYEFGADLIKVFPAAAMGAEYFKSISGPLPQIPLMPTGGIDINNTGTFIKAGAAAVGVGSTLVNTKEKLSEGYLLQLTDKAERFIKEVEQARDGKTLAGRL